tccatccaactCACCCTCTCACATCCGTCCATGTATCTacaagaaaaaaatggaaaaaagatAACCCACCCGCagccaaaccctagctcagagTACGCAGTACACTTCCACCACTGCTTCCGCCGCATCCCAAGTCGCCGCCCTCCTGATCCCCCTCCCCTTCCTCTGCTCCGGACACCCCTTCTCCGTTGAGCCGGACGACCCATCCACCTCTACGGGCGGCGGCTGCGGCGTAGCAAGGTCAGGGAGCAATGGCGTCGCCCGGGTCGCGGCGGTGGGCGTACGTGCGGATCATGGCGGGCACCATCCTCGGCGGCGGCCTTGGCTTCTACGTCATGCACCGCATTAAGACCTCCTACAAGGTACGACAGCTCTCGTCCCACCAGCCTACTGTGATTTGGTCGAAGCCGCGGTGCTCACCCCCGCTCTCTTGTCGTGTGCTGCGCCCGCAGGCAAAAATGGAGGAGGGGCTGCGGAGGTACAAGACGCACTTGCTCGCCAAGGAGAAGGAGGCGCAGCAGCTGCAGGACGATGGCTGCCGCGAGGACCAGGCGCAGCTCCTGCCGGACTCGTGATCCCCTTTCCTCCCCT
This genomic stretch from Hordeum vulgare subsp. vulgare chromosome 6H, MorexV3_pseudomolecules_assembly, whole genome shotgun sequence harbors:
- the LOC123401859 gene encoding uncharacterized protein LOC123401859 codes for the protein MASPGSRRWAYVRIMAGTILGGGLGFYVMHRIKTSYKAKMEEGLRRYKTHLLAKEKEAQQLQDDGCREDQAQLLPDS